The nucleotide window TGTGCAAGAACGCAAAATACGATtcttgcacattctatggatgcgctcTGTTGGTGCAAGTGTGGGGGTGGTGAAGGATGCCTATAATGGCCCCGATTAACAAAGCCAGTTGGACCTTTCCGTATGCAATGAGGTaactttttaattcaaatttttcaTGCAGAATTAGTGGATTATGATTTACTataattaacacatttaatttgcgttttagattttgcgtgaaaaaaatggacttcacaaaaaatccgcggtcaaatatcacaatgtaccgcgAGCTGATTTATCACTTACGACCCGAGGATGTATTATCTCTAATCTTTTGCTCTTTTATaagtgtattttttataaatatttgactgaaataatgtataactcttatgcatgcagtttataTGGAGACCGTATCTCGATTGCGACCATGAGCCTAGAGGTGCAGATGCAACCATTTGGACTACAAAATGTTGCCTGATCCGGTACAACATCATTGAAATGCATCATAGTGACAAGGTCAAACTATAGTTTGGAATTCATCAAGGTATACCCGATCCTCCAattgacttgggagtgtggcacctcagACGAGTCAACCATCAGTGGAATCACCAAAACTGAAAGGATTACGCACCCGACTGACGCAAGATATGGAAGGACCGTCGCCAATATGTCCTCGACTTCCCCGTGAGTGATCATGAGATGAAACCGTCAGCAGAATACATGAGTTGGTACCGTACGGTTATCACCCCTAACTTATTTATTGCAGATCCGTTCTACTTAATAGACCCCCGTGCTCACAACTACATCCTATCCCAACAACAACctgaagaggaacaacaacaacgacaacaacaacaacaacgacaataacTACGACAAATAcaccagcaacaacaacaacaacgagaaCAAGAACAAAATCAGTACACCAACCAACAACAAAATCTGTTCCATACTCCGTCCCGTTCTGCCCGCAACTACCGGCAACCAAATTTGTTCCAATCACAGTCTCAACCTTTCCAAGAAGCTGAAGACCAACACCATTCTGCTAGCCAATACCAGACACAATCACAACCACTTGGCTTTGCAGGTTACACAGGGTCCACAAGGTTCTTCGGAAAAAACATTGAGACCGGTTCGTCAAGCCTCCAtctaagtcccgacgatggtccacATGCTGAATCATCTCACCGTGACACCCCTTTTGGCTATGCAACACCGTCGAACCAATTTGGCTTTtatcaaggtagttctagtgctgctggGTGCTACCAACCTGAAGTCGTGTCCCAACCCACTCCCCCACCACCATTTAACACTTATGAGGGCTTGGGTAACCGACTGTACGACAGTCGGTTTCCGGAAAATTATGGTGGCgtggacgaattcatagacagcgaccaGCAGAACAACCCACTTCCAGGCCCAGTTACACAGACCCAGCAAGAAGCACGAAGGGGTAGGGGTAAGGGTGGTGCTAGACTTCGCGGCGGCATCAACGAACGCGCTAGACGTCCGATAACAAGACCTTCGTGCGGAACAAATGGTTATCTTGGCGATGGACGCCATTAGGcattttgttatgttttctttaatcaattgttgTTGATGTATCGTTTCTCTTAAATTAATGAAATTTGCTATTTCCGGTTATTATATATAGCCCCGTTGTTTCGATTTCGAATAACCGATGTCAATCTAGGGTTTTCTAAATGTAATTAtaagaactaaaaaaaataaaaaaataaaaaagaaaatggactaatgcgtcattccatttggcgccaacacttagaaaaatagggttagccaaatggtttggcgcatgcaCCCTTTTTCAATACctttgcgccatttcatttggcgcatacacctttccggggtcccaaacctagacattttggtaaatacTCCGAAAACAtagtttttttggtaatttttttattaaacctggttatttaaatttttttttcctcATTTGTTTTGAAATGTGACTTTTATTAGAATGATACGGGtaatattgttttattatatGCTTGATTACAAAAGCAGCACAATAGAAACAGGTACATAAATGTTTAAAACTTTGGTAGCCATTTAGAACATAACTTTTAATATTCCAAAACTTGTTAGTAACGTTGATAagattattgaaaaaaattataaatctatCCAGTAGTTTGAAAAGGTTCATACAAACTTTTCATTAGAAAAATTGCTGATATCCAGATTATAGCTGGCTTTCTTCTACCACTAGATATAAAATTGCAAAGCTTTCTTctacaaataatataaaattgaaGAAGGTATAAAATTTCACTAACTTGACATAACTGTCTTCACTGAATCTTGCCTAATTCAGAATTCAAGTTCCGAATGCATTATCGGTAAGTTCTGAATGCATCTTTCTTGATTTCATATTCTTAAATTTATGTTACAAAATTATGTACACATTTTTGAGACCTATACTTATTGATATATAAATTTGAATACACCATTCTTATTATTAAATAACAGCAACTGGAGAAATTTCTACAAGGGGCACATGTTCCATAATCCAATTCCAATCCTCAGAAGAACTTTGCTGCAAACAATCAACTTGCATACTCCGAAAATGTAAAACTTCGAGCTTCTCCAAGTATTGGATGCCAGTTGGTATATTCTTCAGTCCAGGGAGTCCGTATAACTGAAGTTTTTTCAGAGAAGGCAGTGCTCCTTTGTCGATAATAATCTCTTTCAATTCATTCGAAGATCCAACATCCATTTCCTTTAGTTTCTGAAACCATCCATCTTGAAAATGCAAATTTGAACCTCCATACGCACCGACGCCTATAGAGAGAATCAACAAGTGTTGCAAACTGTTAAGGGATTCCATTGGATCTTTAGTTAAACACGAGAGCTTCAACCTCAACACAACAAGATTTTCAAGCTCTAAAATCCACTCTGGCAACTTCTCTAGCCTCCCGCGTACTGTAAGTTTTCTAAGCTTACTCGGCGGTgaaatcaaattcaaatcacTGAATTCATTGCTAGCTGTAGAACTTAGTTTAACATGTAATTTCTCCAAGTGTTTCATTTCAGCGATCGACGAAGATAGAACGTTGTAATCTTCTCTACGAACATTAAGCAGCCCTATTTCTTTCATCTGCTTCATCTTTCCTAACTCTTTAATAACCTCTACAGCTCCATCCATACCTAAATTAACATAACATAGTGTTTGTAGGGATGTCATCTCTCCAACACCATTCTTTAATTGAATCAAAGATAGTCCGGAGCCGATAAGGTGTTTTAGCTTTCCAAGCTTGCTAATCTCTTTTGGCAACTCATTAACATTAGCAGCCCTTAGATCCAAGGTCTCTAGGTTCCGGAGCAAGCCAATGGAGTTCGGGATTTTACCTGTTGTAATATAACCCAAGCTTAAATACTTCAAATGAACCATATTTCCCAACTCTTTAGGAACATACAACAATCGCGAAAATTTATAATCAAGAACCTTTAAGCGTATGTATTTCGTAGGAAATCTCCTCAAAAAGTAAATATTTGGTTCTTCATTTGTAAAAACAAGTATTGACCGAACATGTGATGTTTCAGTACACTCAATGAAATCATCAGATGAGGTTGTTATTGATAGGCGCCGAACTGTTCCACTTAAGGATGATTGTTCATCTTCACTAATATGCTTGCAAAAGTTTAAATCCTCAAATTTTTTTAGGACCATATCGCGTATTAGATCATGAACACGACAACCCTTAACTTTACCATCAATTCTAACCGAAGATAATTGCACTAAGCTTCTATGGATCAACTCTGTTAAATATCCTTCTGCAACTTCTTCCAAAGTCATCCCCCTTTCCTCCTTCACAAACCCTTCAGCTATCCATTGTTGAATCACTGTCTTTGTTTTAACTTCATAATCTTGTGGATATATTCCAAAATACAACAAGCACGACTTGAGATGGTAAGGCAAATCATCATAACTTAAACCTAAAATTTCTTGTATCCCAATTAAATGAGTACTTTTCAATAGCTCTAAGCTTAGATTTTCGTTAAATTTCTGCCACTCAAAAACATTTTTCTCTTTTGCAGACAAAACACCAC belongs to Vicia villosa cultivar HV-30 ecotype Madison, WI unplaced genomic scaffold, Vvil1.0 ctg.002637F_1_1, whole genome shotgun sequence and includes:
- the LOC131639441 gene encoding disease resistance protein RPM1-like is translated as MTDAALNKPLGIQTLEQYIFIPQNNNNQSSTHMAEVAVSLVIDQLLPLLKKEAKLLRGIHKEFADIKDELESIQAFLKDADKRASTAEGVKTWVKQVRETAFRIEDIIDDYLIHVGQQPPHPGCVFLLHKLKAIIPRRQIASEIQDIKLSVCGIKERSERYGFQHSLEQGSSNSRESQNFKWQDPRVAALYIDESDVVGYEHQRDGLIDWLVKGRDERTVVSVVGMGGQGKTTLAKKVFESKNVVRHFDFRVWITVSQSYSVEGLLRDMLLNFYKQKREDPPEDIFQMDRGSLTGEVRNCLQKIRYAVVFDDVWSEHFWDDIEFAVSDNKNGSRIFITTRKLDVAMSCKKSSFVEVLELQPLTQEQSFELFNKKAFKFDYGGYCPKELNDIAYGIVRKCKGLPLAIVAIGGVLSAKEKNVFEWQKFNENLSLELLKSTHLIGIQEILGLSYDDLPYHLKSCLLYFGIYPQDYEVKTKTVIQQWIAEGFVKEERGMTLEEVAEGYLTELIHRSLVQLSSVRIDGKVKGCRVHDLIRDMVLKKFEDLNFCKHISEDEQSSLSGTVRRLSITTSSDDFIECTETSHVRSILVFTNEEPNIYFLRRFPTKYIRLKVLDYKFSRLLYVPKELGNMVHLKYLSLGYITTGKIPNSIGLLRNLETLDLRAANVNELPKEISKLGKLKHLIGSGLSLIQLKNGVGEMTSLQTLCYVNLGMDGAVEVIKELGKMKQMKEIGLLNVRREDYNVLSSSIAEMKHLEKLHVKLSSTASNEFSDLNLISPPSKLRKLTVRGRLEKLPEWILELENLVVLRLKLSCLTKDPMESLNSLQHLLILSIGVGAYGGSNLHFQDGWFQKLKEMDVGSSNELKEIIIDKGALPSLKKLQLYGLPGLKNIPTGIQYLEKLEVLHFRSMQVDCLQQSSSEDWNWIMEHVPLVEISPVAVI